A DNA window from Ahaetulla prasina isolate Xishuangbanna chromosome 7, ASM2864084v1, whole genome shotgun sequence contains the following coding sequences:
- the CAPS2 gene encoding calcyphosin-2 isoform X2 gives MNLQFLMRKPFYSKEEVAAERKKQAVVEQVMLDQLCRAVISDPEQNGNSDIYKMAPVLPGLRTAPLRFRKRTLHETKIKTRSALTENMLSNKLRFDGRLILRNGRDACRELIGFYFTCDKSLTIYEYRKFGKNRTNALPFILKGVYMHQRGQKKGKPYNLNDFFVGADLTFLSLQHPGLPESVKQKPLFTIRVTNIDEMARTFLKTYNVENEENPIEDDRKKTLRNIQDNLRRKLSKRGVRIISGLGKYFRELDKKQNGNITKADYRQALKVFRLEVTEEEFESLWLVLHDDNNGEFDYTEFTHAILGEMNEYRKAFVRKAYMKLDYNKIGRVPMVDIKKCYCARKHPQVIAGNATEEEIKSSFLETLEDACSNPSEVSFGEFEDYYEGLSIGILDDEDFINILRNSWGI, from the exons atgaatttacAGTTCTTGATGAGAAAGCCCTTTTACAGCAAG GAAGAAGTAGCAGCAGAGAGGAAAAAACAAGCTGTGGTAGAACAAGTGATGTTAGATCAATTGTGTAG agcTGTGATAAGTGATCCAGAGCAAAATGGAAATTCAGATATTTATAAGATGGCTCCTGTTCTTCCCGGATTAAGAACAGCACCTCTGCGCTTTAGAAAAAGAACATTACATGAAACAAA AATTAAGACAAGGTCAGCACTGACGGAAAATATGCTTTCTAACAAATTACGGTTTGATGGTAGATTAATATTAAG AAATGGACGTGATGCTTGTCGAGAACTGattggattttattttacttGTGACAAATCTTTAACTATTTATGAATATCGAAAGTTTGGTAAAAAtag GACAAATGCCCTACCATTCATTCTGAAGGGTGTTTATATGCATCAGCGTGGACAGAAAAAAGGAAAACCATACAATCTTAATGATTTCTTTGTT GGAGCAGACCTAACTTTTTTGAGCCTTCAGCATCCTGGCCTTCCTGAAAGTGTTAAGCAGAAACCATTGTTTACAATCCGTGTCACAAATATTGATGAAATGGCTAGAACATTTCTAAA GACCTATAATGTGGAAAATGAGGAAAATCCTATTGAAGATGATCGGAAGAAAACTTTGAGGAATATTCAAG ATAATTTGAGAAGAAAATTAAGTAAAAGAGGAGTTCGTATTATTTCAGGACTGGGAAAATATTTCCGTGAACTGGACAAGAAGCAAAATGGGAATATTACAAAAGCAGACTACAGGCAAGCACTAAAAGTATTTCGTTTAGAAGTGACTGAAGAG gaatTTGAATCTTTATGGTTAGTTCTACATGATGACAATAATGGTGAATTTGATTACACTGAATTTACTCATGCTATTCTTGGAGAAATGAATGAATACAGAAAAGCATTTGTTAGGAAA GCTTATATGAAGCTGGATTACAATAAAATTGGCAGAGTCCCTATGGTAGATATCAAGAAATGTTACTGTGCTAGAAAACATCCTCAGGTTATAGCAg GTAATGCAACAGAGGAAGAAATTAAATCTTCATTTCTTGAAACACTGGAGGATGCCTGCAGCAATCCAAGTGAAGTTTCCTTTGGTGAATTTGAGGATTATTATGAAGGATTAAGTATTGGCATTCTGGATGATGAAGATTTTATTAACATATTAAGGAATTCCTGGGGAATTTAG